From the Acidovorax carolinensis genome, one window contains:
- a CDS encoding glutathione S-transferase, which yields MLRLWGRLSSINVRKVVWTAQELALPLQRTDAGGQFGIVRDAHYLRLNPNGLVPLIEDEGGVVLWESNTIVRYLCARYAPGQLYPEALPARFVAEQWMDWQQTTLNPAGRDAFMQWIRTPATQRNEALIHRSVAATEALLALLDAHLARQPFMAGEHFTMADIPVGCEIHRWWGLPQERPARPHLERWFQALRERPGARGVLDQPLS from the coding sequence ATGTTGCGGCTGTGGGGGCGGCTCTCGTCCATCAACGTGCGCAAGGTGGTTTGGACGGCGCAGGAACTGGCGCTGCCCTTGCAGCGCACCGACGCCGGCGGGCAGTTCGGCATCGTGCGCGATGCGCATTACCTGCGCCTCAACCCGAATGGCCTGGTGCCCCTGATCGAGGACGAAGGCGGGGTGGTGCTGTGGGAGTCGAACACCATCGTGCGCTACCTGTGTGCCCGCTATGCACCCGGCCAGCTCTATCCCGAAGCCCTGCCTGCCCGGTTTGTGGCCGAGCAATGGATGGATTGGCAGCAAACGACGCTCAACCCTGCCGGGCGCGACGCCTTCATGCAGTGGATTCGCACACCGGCCACGCAGCGCAACGAGGCGCTCATCCACCGCTCGGTGGCGGCCACCGAAGCGCTGTTGGCGCTGCTGGACGCGCACTTGGCGCGCCAGCCCTTCATGGCAGGCGAGCACTTCACCATGGCCGACATTCCCGTGGGCTGCGAGATCCACCGCTGGTGGGGCCTGCCCCAGGAGCGCCCCGCGCGGCCCCATCTGGAGCGCTGGTTCCAGGCCCTGCGCGAGCGCCCCGGCGCACGCGGCGTGCTGGACCAGCCGCTGTCCTGA